In Pleuronectes platessa chromosome 4, fPlePla1.1, whole genome shotgun sequence, the following proteins share a genomic window:
- the rasl10a gene encoding ras-like protein family member 10A isoform X1 translates to MVETLSIAVIGAPGVGKTSIIRQFIYNDFSEVYTPTRSRYVYRPSVILNGNMYELKVLDVPPISSFPSSSSQEWLDLRCRGVRNANAYILVYDICCVESFEYVKMIRQQIVEHREGSSSEVPILVVGNKRDLQRQRFMPRRAVSVLVKKTWKCGYVECSAKFNWHVVLLFKELLGIAVARGTRHNHTSIRLQGALQRNRCTIM, encoded by the exons ATGGTGGAGACTCTGAGTATCGCGGTCATAGGCGCTCCCGGAGTGGGCAAAACTTCTATAATCCGCCAGTTCATCTATAACGACTTCTCAGAGGTGTACACGCCGACCAGGAGCAGATACGTGTACAGACCCTCCGTCATCCTCAACGGGAACATGTATGAGCTGAAGGTTCTGGACGTCCCGCCAATCTCCTCTTTTCCATCCAGCTCCAGCCAG GAGTGGCTGGACCTGCGCTGCAGAGGCGTCCGCAACGCCAACGCCTACATCCTGGTGTACGACATCTGCTGCGTGGAGAGCTTTGAATACGTCAAGATGATCCGACAGCAGATAGTGGAGCACAG GgaaggcagcagcagtgagGTGCCAATCCTGGTGGTGGGCAACAAAAGAGATCTGCAGCGGCAGCGCTTCATGCCTCGCAGGGCAGTTTCCGTCCTGGTGAAGAAAACCTGGAAGTGCGGTTATGTCGAGTGCTCTGCCAAGTTCAACTGGCACGTCGTGCTGCTCTTCAAAGAGCTGCTGGGCATCGCAGTGGCACGGGGCACGCGCCACAACCACACCTCCATCCGTCTGCAGGGGGCACTACAGAGGAATCGCTGCACCATCATGTGA
- the rasl10a gene encoding ras-like protein family member 10A isoform X2 gives MVETLSIAVIGAPGVGKTSIIRQFIYNDFSEVYTPTRSRYVYRPSVILNGNMYELKVLDVPPISSFPSSSSQEWLDLRCRGVRNANAYILVYDICCVESFEYVKMIRQQIVEHRYSSSSEVPILVVGNKRDLQRQRFMPRRAVSVLVKKTWKCGYVECSAKFNWHVVLLFKELLGIAVARGTRHNHTSIRLQGALQRNRCTIM, from the exons ATGGTGGAGACTCTGAGTATCGCGGTCATAGGCGCTCCCGGAGTGGGCAAAACTTCTATAATCCGCCAGTTCATCTATAACGACTTCTCAGAGGTGTACACGCCGACCAGGAGCAGATACGTGTACAGACCCTCCGTCATCCTCAACGGGAACATGTATGAGCTGAAGGTTCTGGACGTCCCGCCAATCTCCTCTTTTCCATCCAGCTCCAGCCAG GAGTGGCTGGACCTGCGCTGCAGAGGCGTCCGCAACGCCAACGCCTACATCCTGGTGTACGACATCTGCTGCGTGGAGAGCTTTGAATACGTCAAGATGATCCGACAGCAGATAGTGGAGCACAGGTACA gcagcagcagtgagGTGCCAATCCTGGTGGTGGGCAACAAAAGAGATCTGCAGCGGCAGCGCTTCATGCCTCGCAGGGCAGTTTCCGTCCTGGTGAAGAAAACCTGGAAGTGCGGTTATGTCGAGTGCTCTGCCAAGTTCAACTGGCACGTCGTGCTGCTCTTCAAAGAGCTGCTGGGCATCGCAGTGGCACGGGGCACGCGCCACAACCACACCTCCATCCGTCTGCAGGGGGCACTACAGAGGAATCGCTGCACCATCATGTGA